The following coding sequences lie in one Desulfobulbaceae bacterium genomic window:
- a CDS encoding PilZ domain-containing protein codes for MRTYDDRRKHKRYGIIGHSAFVVNHNWPEKGELVDISKGGFSFQYVSDTPWPDSSGGGFMVFGNHDSIIANVSAEVVADHIIPCGHGNAMIVRRCSLKFGNLTEHQRFMLECFIWVNAEAQC; via the coding sequence ATGCGTACTTATGATGATCGGAGAAAACATAAGCGTTATGGCATAATCGGTCACTCGGCATTTGTCGTAAATCACAACTGGCCTGAGAAGGGTGAGTTAGTTGATATCAGTAAAGGAGGGTTTTCTTTCCAATATGTATCTGATACACCATGGCCCGATAGTTCTGGTGGTGGGTTTATGGTCTTCGGCAACCATGATTCCATTATTGCCAATGTCTCAGCAGAAGTAGTTGCTGATCATATTATTCCTTGTGGTCATGGCAACGCCATGATAGTTCGGCGTTGCAGCCTGAAGTTCGGCAATTTGACCGAACATCAACGATTTATGCTGGAGTGTTTTATCTGGGTCAATGCAGAGGCTCAGTGTTAG
- a CDS encoding YjbQ family protein, whose protein sequence is MKSYRKELYFEIPTRRAFINITPSVRQCLTESGISEGLALINAMHITASVFINDDESGLHYDYERWLEQLAPHEPVSQYRHNGYEDNADAHLKRQIMGREVVVAITRGDLDFGPWEQIFYGEFDGGRKKRALIKIIGE, encoded by the coding sequence ATGAAAAGTTATAGAAAAGAACTTTATTTTGAAATCCCGACCAGAAGAGCCTTCATCAACATCACCCCTTCCGTTCGACAATGTCTTACCGAAAGCGGAATCAGCGAGGGTTTGGCTCTCATCAACGCCATGCACATAACCGCATCGGTCTTCATCAATGATGATGAATCGGGACTCCACTATGATTATGAACGGTGGCTCGAGCAGCTTGCCCCCCATGAGCCGGTATCTCAGTATCGGCATAATGGGTATGAGGACAATGCCGACGCCCATCTCAAACGCCAAATCATGGGTAGAGAAGTGGTGGTGGCGATTACCCGTGGCGACCTGGATTTCGGCCCGTGGGAACAGATTTTTTATGGTGAGTTTGACGGAGGGAGAAAAAAGAGGGCGCTGATTAAAATTATTGGCGAGTAA
- a CDS encoding heavy-metal-associated domain-containing protein has translation MPIIKINGMSCGHCSASVTKALNDIDGLTDISVNLEKKEARYTETKPVALDTIKEAITKIGFEVV, from the coding sequence GTGCCAATCATCAAAATTAACGGCATGAGCTGCGGCCACTGCTCTGCATCTGTCACTAAAGCATTAAACGACATCGACGGCTTGACCGATATTTCTGTTAATCTGGAAAAAAAAGAGGCTCGCTACACCGAGACAAAACCTGTCGCCCTTGACACCATCAAAGAGGCAATCACCAAAATAGGCTTCGAGGTGGTCTGA
- a CDS encoding copper-translocating P-type ATPase, producing the protein MHCAACSARIEKVLGGMEGVHGPVVNLADEALRFRFDPALVDLEIIAGRIKDLGFELIFTSDDIRLDLRIGGMTCASCSARIEKIVRAVPGVVKADVNLATEMAIVIFKRGMASQRQIRDEIHGLGYTTSIISGQENLAAQRRKETEGKLSTMWKALIPSLVLAGVLLLISMGEMMGVPLPAVVAPHVQPLNFALVQLVLVLPIMWSGRNFYLIGFPALMRGVPNMDSLIAVGTGAAFIYSLWNVIEIGLGIEAMARVMDLYFESAGVLIALVSLGKYLESRAKARTSDAIHQLLQLVPDQTTLLRGEEQVQVMVEEVEVGDMLLIRPGERIPVDGIIIDGTSMVDESMLTGESIPVSKKSGDKVVGATLNKNGALHIRTEKIGKDTVLSRIISMVQEAQGSKAPIANMADRISLYFVPAVMAVALVSGLSWYFIGDAEFTFALRIFVAVLVIACPCAMGLATPTSIMVETGRGAQLGVLIRSGGALEMAQRVRVVVFDKTGTLTYGHPALTAIHMQSGISLAEKELLGLVASVESTSEHPLAQAIVNRAREQGIPLRPVELSTAIPGRGITAVVDGHTLLIGNLSLMEKQSVTGVVEEALTQASSLAGMGCTPLYIALDEKLVAVFGVADQIKEETRQTVETLKAMGLRVVMLTGDHQATAKAIAAQAGIDEVIAQVMPEDKAARIKELQGQGVPVAMVGDGINDAPAMAVADVGIAMGTGVDVAIESGDIVLMKGDLRGVITALRLSRATMRNIRQNLFWALAYNVVGIPVAAGLLTLFGGPTLNPMIAGGAMALSSVSVVSNALRLRFFKVDS; encoded by the coding sequence ATGCATTGCGCAGCGTGTTCTGCCCGCATTGAAAAGGTGCTTGGTGGCATGGAGGGTGTCCATGGGCCTGTAGTTAATCTGGCTGATGAAGCGCTGCGATTTCGCTTTGATCCTGCACTGGTTGATCTTGAAATAATCGCGGGCCGGATCAAAGATCTCGGATTTGAGCTTATTTTCACTTCCGATGATATTCGACTCGACTTAAGAATTGGGGGAATGACTTGTGCCTCCTGCTCGGCCCGGATTGAAAAAATAGTCCGTGCGGTGCCTGGTGTTGTTAAGGCTGACGTCAATCTCGCTACTGAGATGGCTATAGTGATCTTTAAGAGAGGAATGGCAAGTCAGCGTCAGATACGAGATGAGATTCATGGACTGGGTTACACAACATCCATCATTTCCGGCCAGGAGAATCTGGCAGCTCAAAGACGGAAAGAGACTGAAGGAAAATTGTCCACTATGTGGAAGGCACTTATCCCGTCATTGGTTTTGGCTGGAGTCCTGCTTTTAATCTCCATGGGTGAGATGATGGGTGTGCCGCTGCCCGCTGTAGTTGCACCCCATGTCCAACCGTTGAATTTTGCCTTAGTGCAGCTGGTTCTGGTGCTACCGATCATGTGGTCAGGTCGTAATTTTTATTTGATTGGATTCCCTGCTCTTATGCGCGGGGTACCGAATATGGATTCGTTGATTGCGGTTGGCACTGGCGCGGCTTTTATTTACAGCCTCTGGAATGTTATTGAAATTGGGCTTGGTATTGAGGCTATGGCCAGAGTGATGGACCTCTACTTTGAGTCTGCCGGGGTGTTGATTGCTCTAGTGTCCCTTGGAAAATATCTAGAGAGTCGAGCCAAGGCACGTACCTCAGACGCTATTCACCAGCTGCTGCAGTTAGTGCCGGACCAGACGACATTACTCCGGGGCGAGGAACAAGTTCAGGTTATGGTTGAGGAGGTCGAGGTTGGGGATATGTTGCTGATCAGGCCGGGGGAGCGGATTCCTGTCGATGGAATTATTATTGATGGGACCTCAATGGTAGATGAGTCAATGCTTACCGGGGAGAGTATTCCGGTGTCAAAAAAATCAGGTGATAAAGTCGTCGGGGCAACCTTGAACAAAAACGGAGCGCTTCATATCCGGACGGAAAAAATTGGTAAGGATACTGTGCTCTCGCGAATCATTTCTATGGTTCAGGAGGCCCAGGGTTCAAAGGCACCGATTGCCAATATGGCAGATCGGATCAGCCTGTATTTTGTGCCGGCGGTGATGGCTGTCGCCCTAGTCTCTGGCTTGTCCTGGTATTTTATTGGAGATGCGGAGTTCACTTTTGCGCTTCGCATCTTTGTGGCAGTATTGGTAATTGCCTGTCCTTGCGCTATGGGACTGGCGACTCCAACCTCGATTATGGTGGAGACGGGGCGAGGGGCGCAGCTTGGGGTCTTGATCAGGAGCGGCGGCGCTTTGGAGATGGCTCAGCGAGTTCGGGTGGTGGTCTTTGATAAGACCGGCACCTTGACCTATGGCCATCCTGCCTTAACTGCCATCCACATGCAATCAGGCATTTCCTTGGCAGAGAAGGAGTTGCTCGGACTCGTCGCCAGTGTGGAAAGCACCTCTGAGCATCCGTTGGCGCAAGCCATTGTTAATCGAGCCCGGGAGCAGGGGATTCCCTTACGCCCGGTTGAATTGTCCACTGCGATCCCTGGTCGTGGAATTACGGCAGTGGTTGATGGTCATACATTATTGATCGGCAATCTCTCGTTAATGGAAAAACAGAGTGTTACAGGGGTCGTTGAAGAGGCGCTCACCCAGGCGTCGAGTTTAGCTGGTATGGGTTGCACCCCTCTCTATATTGCCCTGGATGAGAAGTTGGTCGCGGTGTTCGGAGTTGCTGATCAAATCAAAGAGGAGACTCGACAGACTGTGGAGACCCTTAAAGCCATGGGATTGCGGGTGGTGATGCTGACGGGTGATCATCAGGCAACTGCGAAGGCGATTGCTGCTCAAGCTGGAATTGATGAGGTGATAGCCCAAGTTATGCCTGAGGATAAGGCTGCGCGGATCAAGGAATTGCAGGGGCAGGGGGTTCCAGTTGCCATGGTAGGGGATGGCATTAATGATGCCCCGGCCATGGCGGTTGCGGATGTCGGTATTGCTATGGGGACTGGGGTTGATGTGGCAATTGAGTCTGGTGATATTGTGTTGATGAAAGGAGATCTGCGGGGAGTGATCACGGCGCTTCGCTTAAGCCGCGCTACCATGCGTAATATCAGGCAGAATCTATTCTGGGCCTTGGCCTATAATGTGGTCGGTATTCCGGTGGCAGCAGGACTGCTCACTCTGTTTGGAGGACCGACTTTGAATCCGATGATTGCCGGTGGGGCCATGGCATTAAGCTCTGTGTCGGTGGTGTCAAATGCCCTGCGCTTGCGATTTTTCAAGGTGGATTCGTAG
- a CDS encoding AAA family ATPase encodes MNYFSLLHLQKEPFSNSPDPEMFFQSAQHQGCLQKLEMAIHLKRGLSVVVGDIGTGKSTLCRQLIRIITQNNDQIIPYLILDPEFTTPLEFLLTISKTFTLDFQETQPTEWQLKDTIKKHLLTQAIENQKILALIIDEGQKLPGFCVELLREFLNFETNQHKLLQIVIFAQEEFISILQQKPNFADRITTYQHLKPLSFKETRAMIDFRLDKAHTDPGPPPRLFSLPAIVAIFCLTRGYPRRIVMLCSKIIITILVSRDHRAGLIHVFRAAKETSMSYPRGRTINWRQVLTATGVITIIAAAVIATVNRNTVTIINRPIPLPFHAKIETPTSIEVPATTVPVTAEETVMVKKPAPPPPLPLSPSTKRTNQQASILGSLEIERGVSLSKMIARVYGRYSPIKLPLVLAANPQITDPDQLPAQTEIHFPVLAKSEFPSIRPDQVYLELSQTTRLSEAYAIVKDYPETAPQLLIIPTPTTEMTFLFHVIMEESFNNDQSALAKTETLPRQWRSMVKTISGNKLIR; translated from the coding sequence ATGAATTATTTTTCCCTACTCCATCTCCAGAAAGAACCATTCTCCAACTCACCGGACCCGGAGATGTTTTTTCAATCTGCTCAGCATCAAGGATGTCTGCAAAAACTCGAAATGGCTATCCACTTGAAGCGCGGGTTAAGCGTTGTGGTCGGCGACATCGGCACCGGCAAGAGTACCCTCTGCCGCCAGCTCATCCGTATCATTACTCAAAATAACGATCAAATAATTCCTTACCTCATCCTCGACCCTGAATTTACCACTCCGCTGGAGTTTTTACTGACCATCAGCAAAACATTCACGCTTGATTTCCAAGAAACCCAGCCAACAGAGTGGCAGTTAAAAGACACCATCAAAAAACATCTATTAACACAAGCGATTGAAAATCAAAAAATTCTGGCGCTGATCATTGATGAGGGGCAGAAGCTCCCTGGTTTTTGCGTTGAACTCCTTCGTGAATTCTTAAACTTCGAGACTAATCAGCACAAACTGCTGCAGATAGTCATCTTTGCCCAGGAAGAGTTTATTTCTATCTTACAGCAAAAGCCCAACTTCGCTGACCGAATCACTACCTACCAACATCTGAAGCCTTTGAGTTTCAAAGAGACCCGAGCCATGATTGATTTCAGGCTCGACAAGGCCCATACAGACCCTGGCCCACCACCAAGGCTGTTCAGTCTCCCTGCGATTGTGGCCATCTTCTGCCTGACCCGTGGCTATCCCCGCCGCATTGTCATGCTCTGCTCAAAGATTATCATCACAATTCTGGTGAGCCGTGACCACAGGGCCGGACTTATCCATGTATTTCGGGCAGCAAAAGAGACTTCCATGTCGTACCCGCGTGGGAGAACAATAAATTGGCGTCAGGTATTGACCGCAACCGGTGTAATCACCATTATCGCCGCTGCCGTAATCGCAACCGTAAACCGTAATACTGTCACAATAATCAACCGACCTATACCTCTGCCTTTTCATGCCAAGATCGAGACACCAACATCCATAGAAGTTCCAGCAACCACGGTCCCTGTTACGGCAGAAGAAACTGTTATGGTGAAAAAACCAGCGCCTCCCCCACCGCTACCACTTTCGCCCAGCACTAAGCGCACCAATCAACAGGCGTCCATCTTGGGCAGCCTGGAAATCGAGAGAGGAGTTAGCTTAAGCAAGATGATCGCCAGGGTTTATGGCCGATATTCCCCGATAAAACTGCCACTGGTATTAGCGGCTAACCCACAGATTACTGATCCCGATCAACTTCCCGCCCAAACCGAGATCCATTTCCCAGTCTTGGCCAAGAGCGAATTCCCGTCAATTCGCCCCGATCAGGTGTATCTGGAACTGTCACAGACCACGCGTCTATCTGAAGCATACGCCATTGTCAAGGACTATCCGGAAACAGCCCCTCAGCTGTTAATCATCCCGACCCCAACCACGGAGATGACCTTCCTCTTTCATGTGATTATGGAAGAATCGTTCAACAATGATCAGTCTGCGCTGGCAAAGACAGAAACCCTACCCCGCCAATGGCGAAGCATGGTGAAAACTATAAGCGGCAATAAACTCATCCGTTAA
- a CDS encoding prepilin-type N-terminal cleavage/methylation domain-containing protein: protein MTSQPSLKHLNNQKGFTLIEIIAVLVLLGILAAVAVPKYMDLTTTAREKAAMGQIAEVKGRLSSGLNGYMLKNNGAKPADAATLITYVNTVTANACPTTATTEGDFEFSCSSSGTTVTITVSKVQTVAITANNTGTYAF, encoded by the coding sequence ATGACATCTCAACCATCCCTTAAGCACTTAAACAATCAGAAAGGGTTTACCCTGATCGAAATTATCGCTGTCCTGGTCCTGCTTGGGATCCTGGCCGCTGTAGCCGTACCGAAGTATATGGACCTGACCACCACAGCGAGAGAGAAAGCAGCAATGGGCCAGATCGCTGAGGTCAAGGGACGGCTTTCTTCCGGCCTGAATGGATATATGCTGAAAAATAATGGGGCAAAACCAGCGGACGCTGCCACGTTAATAACATATGTCAACACTGTTACAGCTAATGCCTGCCCAACCACCGCTACAACAGAAGGTGATTTCGAGTTTTCATGCTCTAGCTCAGGGACTACAGTAACAATCACCGTTTCAAAAGTACAAACTGTGGCCATAACCGCAAACAACACAGGGACATATGCTTTCTGA
- a CDS encoding prepilin-type N-terminal cleavage/methylation domain-containing protein: MKLSNSRQTANLTQQGFTLIEVIAVLLLMGIMVAIAVGRSGESSSQADLIGATETVKNHLRYAQSTAMNSDLSWGINFSGSTYTLRDANNVTATLPGDIPQGMTFASTINPVMFDNRWGSPGTTTIIVTVSKGGSSQTITVTRNTGFIP; this comes from the coding sequence ATGAAACTTTCCAATTCTCGTCAAACAGCCAATCTTACTCAGCAAGGTTTTACCTTGATTGAGGTCATTGCCGTTCTCCTGTTGATGGGAATCATGGTTGCTATTGCTGTTGGCCGTTCAGGTGAATCATCATCGCAAGCTGATCTCATAGGGGCTACGGAAACGGTAAAGAATCATCTTCGATATGCTCAAAGCACAGCTATGAACTCAGACCTCTCGTGGGGAATCAATTTTTCCGGATCTACCTACACCTTGCGTGATGCTAATAACGTTACCGCTACACTGCCAGGAGACATCCCTCAAGGTATGACCTTTGCATCTACAATAAATCCGGTAATGTTTGATAATCGCTGGGGTAGTCCAGGAACAACGACTATTATCGTCACGGTCAGTAAGGGTGGCAGCAGTCAAACGATTACCGTGACCAGGAATACCGGGTTCATTCCATGA
- a CDS encoding type II secretion system protein codes for MRLIVSRQSSEQGFTLIEVIIALVVGAILVTILASALGTSVTDSSQPIFRLQKTMALHQVIENIRADFASINDIALIKTTIGTGQQSNGYGTYEVVENKFIKFTGNVEEDGVSGDGILKVSIRDIDTGMTLTELFVEW; via the coding sequence ATGAGATTGATCGTATCGCGTCAGAGTTCAGAACAAGGCTTTACCCTGATTGAGGTTATCATTGCCTTGGTGGTGGGGGCAATACTTGTCACCATACTTGCTTCCGCCCTGGGAACATCTGTGACTGACAGCAGTCAACCCATCTTTCGTCTGCAAAAGACCATGGCCCTGCATCAGGTCATTGAGAATATCAGGGCGGACTTTGCTTCCATTAACGATATTGCACTCATTAAAACCACTATCGGCACCGGTCAGCAAAGCAACGGTTATGGAACCTATGAAGTAGTGGAGAATAAATTTATAAAATTCACCGGCAATGTCGAGGAGGACGGGGTGTCTGGAGATGGCATTCTCAAGGTGTCTATTCGTGATATTGATACCGGTATGACACTGACAGAGCTTTTTGTTGAATGGTAA
- a CDS encoding prepilin-type N-terminal cleavage/methylation domain-containing protein, protein MNGKPMTCLGGIKRERVVTIANQAGFSFVELIAVMVLVGIMAAGAGLGISNIITGFMVSRDSAAIAGKAQLAMLRLSREFRVISSVTAATSTSITFVATHEGGINKTYTVTKAGDTITLNDGTTNDTLVDKVSALTYTYYDTFNGTAETSWASSRRMIQITIGMNGPDNTPLSFTTRVTPRNL, encoded by the coding sequence TTGAATGGTAAGCCTATGACCTGCTTGGGTGGCATTAAAAGAGAGAGAGTTGTTACTATTGCAAACCAGGCTGGTTTTTCTTTTGTCGAGCTTATTGCGGTAATGGTGTTGGTTGGGATAATGGCGGCGGGGGCAGGGTTGGGAATCTCAAATATCATCACAGGATTTATGGTGAGCCGTGACTCGGCGGCCATTGCAGGTAAAGCTCAATTGGCCATGCTTCGGTTGTCCCGCGAATTCAGGGTGATATCATCGGTTACTGCGGCCACTTCAACGTCGATTACTTTTGTCGCTACTCATGAAGGCGGGATAAACAAAACCTATACTGTAACCAAGGCAGGGGATACGATTACTTTAAATGATGGCACAACTAATGATACTCTGGTGGATAAGGTAAGCGCCCTGACCTATACCTATTATGATACCTTTAACGGGACTGCCGAGACTAGCTGGGCATCATCTCGTCGAATGATTCAGATTACCATTGGGATGAATGGTCCCGACAATACCCCCTTGTCATTCACCACCAGGGTCACTCCGCGTAATTTGTAA
- a CDS encoding type II secretion system F family protein, giving the protein MAQFKFTAITGQGKTIEGVMEAESLTAAQNQIVRQGQIPIKVVPAQQEASPGSNSLANIFATKVKQPEIILFTKQFRTMLRTGIPIMKTLNILGDQAKNPTLKIALTQMEKEVQEGATLSVVFKRQPHIFSSLYCGLINAGEISGTMPEVLDRVTFILEHEFKVKRDIKSALAYPKMVMFTLFGAFFFLLNFVIPKFVSIFTKVGIDLPMPTKVCLMMYQGMQSYWPIMLGTVISLIVGLKLAIKTEKGAITMDLFLIRLPIVGPLFIKSAMSRFASILAILLSSGVSVLTSFEILSATIGNAAIAQEFNNLAEKMREGHGISNPLRKSQFFPPMVVNMIAIGEESGSLDEMLSQVASHYDEEVEYAVAGLSEAIGPILIVVLTGVVGFFALAIFMPMWDLTKMAK; this is encoded by the coding sequence ATGGCACAATTCAAGTTTACCGCCATCACGGGACAAGGTAAGACCATCGAAGGTGTGATGGAGGCAGAATCACTAACCGCAGCCCAAAACCAAATCGTCCGCCAAGGCCAAATACCTATAAAGGTCGTTCCCGCCCAGCAAGAGGCCTCTCCGGGAAGCAATAGCCTCGCGAATATCTTCGCAACCAAAGTCAAACAACCGGAAATCATTCTTTTCACTAAACAGTTTCGGACCATGCTGCGCACCGGCATCCCGATCATGAAGACCCTCAACATCCTCGGTGATCAAGCTAAAAACCCCACCCTGAAAATTGCCCTGACGCAGATGGAAAAAGAGGTCCAAGAAGGCGCCACCTTGTCGGTGGTATTCAAACGCCAGCCGCACATTTTTTCCTCGCTGTACTGCGGACTGATCAACGCCGGCGAAATCAGTGGCACTATGCCTGAGGTGCTTGACCGGGTAACATTCATCCTTGAGCATGAATTCAAAGTCAAAAGGGACATCAAATCGGCGCTGGCCTATCCCAAAATGGTAATGTTCACCTTGTTTGGGGCCTTCTTTTTTCTGTTAAACTTCGTCATCCCCAAATTTGTCAGTATCTTTACCAAAGTAGGCATTGACCTACCCATGCCCACCAAAGTCTGCCTGATGATGTATCAGGGCATGCAGAGTTACTGGCCGATAATGCTGGGCACGGTTATCTCTTTGATCGTAGGCCTTAAACTGGCGATCAAGACCGAAAAGGGAGCGATCACCATGGATCTCTTCCTGATCCGTCTTCCCATCGTCGGCCCTCTATTTATCAAATCGGCCATGTCGCGCTTTGCCAGTATCCTGGCCATCCTTCTTTCCAGCGGGGTCAGCGTCCTGACCTCGTTTGAGATCCTCTCCGCCACCATCGGTAATGCCGCCATCGCCCAGGAGTTCAACAACCTCGCCGAAAAAATGCGCGAAGGTCATGGAATTTCTAACCCTTTGCGCAAATCGCAGTTTTTCCCGCCCATGGTAGTCAACATGATCGCCATTGGTGAAGAGTCCGGTTCCTTGGACGAGATGCTGAGCCAGGTTGCCAGTCACTATGATGAAGAAGTGGAATATGCCGTGGCCGGATTGTCTGAAGCTATCGGCCCGATTCTAATCGTGGTATTGACCGGCGTGGTCGGATTCTTCGCCCTCGCCATCTTCATGCCGATGTGGGATCTCACTAAAATGGCAAAGTGA
- a CDS encoding general secretion pathway protein GspE produces MRTRKRLGEMLTDAGLLTKEGLEDALARQKGSGLRLGDFLIDKDIVPEDKIIEMLSSQLQIKKFDPNEYEITPELALVIDNELASKYRLVPLRRGDFILTVAMVDPMDIQALDALEKLCDIEVEPVICSKSQLNLLTNGIYGIHSEVKDILDKIDDKLTIETVEDNKKEDLSDLRDMVDAAPVIRLVNSILRQGVAEKASDIHIGAEKDRAQVRLRIDGKLHEVPPPPRSMLSGIISRLKILANMDITNTRIPLDGRFNINIDNQEVSIRVSTLPTIYGENMVMRLLFVSAGSLPLNKLGLLEKDLEALMHLATQPYGMILSAGPTGSGKSSSLYAILKEVISPEINVITLEDPVEYRMEGARQVQLNSKAGMTFASGLRSILRQDPDVIMVGEIRDGETAMIATQAALTGHLVLSTLHTNDSASAITRLNNMGVEPFLISSSLLGVCAQRLVRRNCSYCLEPFQPSPATLKYWGLPQAIEANFMKGKGCSYCMHSGHKGRMGIYEILKVDDSVREMILQGKSSTEITNILRENRKLTTLRDIALLRVMEGATTFEEAAKTVIV; encoded by the coding sequence ATGAGGACCCGCAAACGCCTGGGTGAAATGCTGACTGACGCCGGCCTGCTCACCAAGGAAGGTCTCGAAGACGCTCTTGCCAGACAGAAAGGGTCTGGACTTCGTCTCGGTGATTTTCTTATCGACAAGGATATTGTCCCTGAAGATAAGATCATCGAAATGCTGAGTTCCCAGCTCCAAATCAAAAAATTCGACCCCAATGAATATGAAATAACGCCAGAACTGGCCCTGGTTATCGACAATGAATTGGCCAGCAAATACCGTTTGGTTCCCTTGCGCAGAGGTGATTTCATTCTCACTGTGGCCATGGTTGACCCCATGGACATTCAGGCGTTGGATGCGCTGGAAAAACTATGCGATATCGAAGTCGAGCCTGTTATCTGCTCTAAATCCCAGCTTAACCTGCTGACCAACGGAATTTACGGCATCCATTCCGAGGTCAAGGATATCCTCGACAAGATCGATGACAAACTGACCATCGAAACTGTTGAAGATAATAAAAAGGAGGACTTAAGCGACCTTCGTGACATGGTAGACGCCGCCCCAGTTATCCGCCTGGTTAATTCCATTCTTAGGCAAGGGGTTGCAGAAAAAGCCTCAGATATTCATATCGGCGCAGAAAAAGATCGTGCCCAGGTCAGATTGAGGATCGACGGCAAACTGCATGAGGTCCCGCCACCGCCACGATCCATGCTAAGCGGGATAATCTCCCGTCTCAAGATCCTGGCGAACATGGATATCACCAACACCAGAATTCCGCTGGATGGCCGTTTCAATATTAATATTGATAATCAGGAAGTCAGCATCCGGGTATCTACTCTACCGACCATTTACGGTGAAAACATGGTCATGCGGCTGCTCTTTGTCAGCGCCGGCTCCCTCCCCTTAAACAAACTCGGGCTGCTTGAAAAAGATCTAGAAGCGCTGATGCACCTCGCTACTCAGCCATACGGAATGATCTTGAGCGCCGGACCCACCGGAAGCGGCAAATCGAGTTCGCTCTACGCCATATTAAAGGAGGTAATTTCTCCCGAGATTAATGTTATTACACTGGAAGACCCGGTGGAATACCGGATGGAAGGAGCACGACAAGTACAACTCAACTCAAAAGCCGGGATGACCTTCGCTTCAGGCTTGCGCTCAATCCTTCGCCAGGACCCTGACGTGATCATGGTCGGCGAGATCCGCGACGGCGAAACAGCGATGATCGCTACTCAAGCCGCTCTGACCGGCCATCTGGTCTTAAGCACCCTGCACACCAATGACTCGGCCAGCGCAATTACCCGCCTTAACAACATGGGGGTGGAACCGTTTCTGATCTCATCCTCACTCCTTGGCGTCTGCGCCCAACGTTTGGTCCGCAGAAACTGCAGTTACTGCCTGGAACCGTTCCAGCCATCACCGGCAACGCTTAAATACTGGGGTCTGCCACAGGCAATCGAAGCAAATTTCATGAAGGGAAAGGGGTGCAGCTACTGTATGCACTCCGGACATAAAGGACGGATGGGAATTTACGAAATTCTAAAAGTCGATGATAGTGTTCGAGAGATGATCCTTCAGGGCAAATCATCCACCGAGATTACCAACATCTTGAGGGAGAACAGAAAATTGACCACCCTACGCGACATAGCCTTGCTCCGGGTAATGGAAGGGGCAACGACCTTTGAAGAAGCCGCTAAAACTGTAATCGTCTGA